CGCCCGTCCGTCGCGGTCGATAATGACGGCGGTAACGGCGCGGCGGTTTTTCAGGTTCGTTATCCGCAGCGAGTGGATGAAACTTGCAAGCAGCGCGGCAAGCCCGAACCACATCATCCGGCCGTAAAACCAAGTCAGGCAGACGGCAATGGAAGCCGAGTGGAGCGATACGGTCAGGATGTTCAGAATGCGGGACGGCTTCAATGCCGTCTGAAAGGCGCGCACGGCTTTACATCATATTGTCGAACACGGGGGTAATGTGCAATTCCGCTTCTTCCATGTCTAAAACCATATCGTGGATTTCGATGTCGAAAAATTCCCAAAACGCCTTCAGCCCCATATCTTGCGGCCATTTGTCCTTGTCGATGTCCCAGCCGGCGAGTTCGGCTTCAAAAATCTGCCGGTAGCGTTCGTCGAAGTAGGAAACGACGGCTTCCGGTTCGTCGAACTGCGGAACGAGGAAGACGGAACAGTTGGCACGAAGCTGCTCTATGGTCAGGTCGGGCATATTTTCGTCGGTGCTTTTGAGCCATTCCAAAAAGCGGACGGTCGGCTTGAGGACGACGGCGGTACGGTCAACAAAATACATGGTATGCTTTCTCGGTGGTAACGGTGGGGCAATGCCGTCTGAACGTTCGGTTTTCAGACGGCATAGCATCAGTGGGTCATAACCTGCTGCAGGAATTGTTTGGCGCGTTCGTGTTTCGGGTTGGTAAAAAATGCTTCCGGCGTTTCGTCTTCGAGGATTTGCCCTTTATCGACAAAAAGCACCCGGTCGGCAACTTCGCGGGCAAAACCCATTTCGTGGGTTACGCACATCATCGTCATCCCGCTTTCCGCCAAGTCTTTCATCACTTTCAACACTTCGCCGACCATTTCGGGGTCGAGTGCGGAGGTCGGCTCGTCGAACAACATTACGCGCGGTTCCATCGCCAAACCGCGCGCAATCGCCACGCGTTGCTGCTGGCCGCCGGAAAGTTGGGACGGGAAGGCGTCTTTTTTGTGTGCCAGTCCGACGCGTTCCAAAAGTTCCATCGCTTTTTTCTCCGCCTGTTCCGCATTTTGACCTTTAACCTTCATCGGTGCGAGGGTGATGTTTTCCAATACGGTCAGGTGGGGGTAGAGGTTGAAGCCTTGGAATACGAAGCCGACTTCTTCGCGGATTTTGTTCAAATCTGTTTTGGGGTCGGCAACGTTGACACCGTCCACCCAAATCTCGCCGCTTTCAATGCTTTCGAGCTGGTTGACGGTGCGGATGAGTGTGGATTTGCCGCTGCCCGAAGGTCCGCAGACGACGACCACTTCGCCTTTTTTGATTTCCAAGTTCACGCCGTTGATGACGTGCAGGTCTTTGAAATGTTTGTGTACGTTTTTGAATTTAATCATAGTGTCCATTCTTTTCAGGCAGTCTGAATCCGTCTGACTGATTAAGGGTAAAACTTATTCAAATCGGCAACCAATTTGGTTAACTCTTCTTGATTCGGCTTATTCATGCTCCGGTAAACTTTGACGTAGCCTTTGTCGTTTTTTATATTCACGACATAGATGATGAAACGTATGCCGTTGAGTCCTTTTTCCGCATCGCAGGTGTAGTACGTCACACCCCCGCTTTCCGCTTTTTCCAGTACGCAGTCGTTTTTGCGGTAGCCTTGCTCCTTCGCTATCCAATCCCGCTCAAATGAAGCCCTGTACGCATCCGGCACGCGGACTTGGTCGACCAATAAATCATGATCGGGATTTTGGGAATAACCGTAATGGAAAATGGCATTTGAACCGTTCAATTGTGCCTCCAGCATTTGATAACGCCGGTTTTGGAAAAACGCATCGTTCGGGTTCATACAGGCAGTTAAAAGAAAAGTCAGGAGTGCGGCTGTGTATTTCATGGTTTATTCCCTCAGGCAGTTAAAAGAAAAGTCGGGAGTACGGTTGTGTATTTTATGGTTTATTCTCTTATAAACAGTTATAAACGGTTTCAATGCGGCTTGCCAGTAATTCAACGCACAAAATTCCGTTTGCACATCATATGGTTTTCAATATTGGCTTTGGCATCTTTTTCATCCCAAACTTGCAATTCCCACGGATAGTAGAAATTGCTGCTGTTTTTGAAATAAATGTGTATGCCGATATAGCCGCCCGCATCGCGCAAATACCAGTTTTTCAAGCCGTATTCTGTTTTCCAGCCGTCAAGTTTTTTCAAAATTCCGATAACTGTTTCAGACGGCCTTGCCTGCCAAATAATTGCTCAACGCCACGTATTTCTCTGGCGCGATGTGTTCGGCGCGGTCTTGCGGATTGATGCCGACTGCCTGCAAATCATCGTCGCCTGCAAGCTCTTTCAGATTGTTGCGTATGGTTTTGCGACGTTGGTGGAAGGCGAGTTTCACAAGTTTGGCGAAATGCTCGAAATCGTCTGCCTTGCCGATGCGGTGTTTCACCGGAATCATACGCACCACTGCTGAATCCACTTTCGGCGCAGGGTCGAACGATTCGGGCGGCACGTCAATCAGCATTTCCATATCGAAAAAATATTGCAGCATCACGCCCAAGCGGCCGTAGTCGTTGCTTTTCGGCGCGGCAACCATACGCTCGACCACTTCTTTTTGCAGCATAAAGTGCATATCGACGACATCGTCCGCCACCTCCGCCAGCTTGAACAAAAGCGGCGTGGAAATATTGTACGGCAGGTTGCCGACGATTTTCTTTTTGCCTGCGATGCCGTTGAAATCAAACTGCAATACATCGCCTTCGTGAACCACCAGCTTATCCGCAAACGGCAGCGTTTTCAGACGGCATACGATGTCGCGGTCGATTTCGATAACGTGCAGGCGGTTCAGTTTTTTCGCCAAAGGTTCGGTAATCGCCGCCAAACCCGGGCCGATTTCAATCACGACATCATCCGCCTGCGGGCGCACGGCATTGACGATATCGTTGATGATCCGCGTGTCTT
Above is a window of Neisseria sp. Marseille-Q6792 DNA encoding:
- a CDS encoding protein YgfX — encoded protein: MRAFQTALKPSRILNILTVSLHSASIAVCLTWFYGRMMWFGLAALLASFIHSLRITNLKNRRAVTAVIIDRDGRAEIISGKEKTAKAAALSGSSMVTPYALFLQWDTGGKTVRHCITPDMADSESYRRLKVWVLWRQPKKTAETDTPS
- a CDS encoding amino acid ABC transporter ATP-binding protein — translated: MIKFKNVHKHFKDLHVINGVNLEIKKGEVVVVCGPSGSGKSTLIRTVNQLESIESGEIWVDGVNVADPKTDLNKIREEVGFVFQGFNLYPHLTVLENITLAPMKVKGQNAEQAEKKAMELLERVGLAHKKDAFPSQLSGGQQQRVAIARGLAMEPRVMLFDEPTSALDPEMVGEVLKVMKDLAESGMTMMCVTHEMGFAREVADRVLFVDKGQILEDETPEAFFTNPKHERAKQFLQQVMTH
- the rsmA gene encoding 16S rRNA (adenine(1518)-N(6)/adenine(1519)-N(6))-dimethyltransferase RsmA — protein: MKEHKARKRFGQNFLQDTRIINDIVNAVRPQADDVVIEIGPGLAAITEPLAKKLNRLHVIEIDRDIVCRLKTLPFADKLVVHEGDVLQFDFNGIAGKKKIVGNLPYNISTPLLFKLAEVADDVVDMHFMLQKEVVERMVAAPKSNDYGRLGVMLQYFFDMEMLIDVPPESFDPAPKVDSAVVRMIPVKHRIGKADDFEHFAKLVKLAFHQRRKTIRNNLKELAGDDDLQAVGINPQDRAEHIAPEKYVALSNYLAGKAV